In the genome of Magnolia sinica isolate HGM2019 chromosome 2, MsV1, whole genome shotgun sequence, one region contains:
- the LOC131231581 gene encoding uncharacterized protein LOC131231581, with protein MPGDDCVERPLFGGAISSVFPLRFQDVSDIREVPDHQEVFADPSRDESLIFELLDLKHEVEDSGSAVWFLRDLATEQDAEGSLVLEHTGTVEAGLLQYRDSPAIVTTAVGQMAISKGRQGREAQNIVRVYLANLRLKEVGTDVLITAYEPILINPLSESARTVGAGLAIPAIQTGCLPVAEVFKLAVSSFKVHDWNLFSSGS; from the exons ATGCCTGGAGATGATTGTGTTGAGCGCCCTTTGTTTGGTGGCGCAATTTCCAGTGTCTTCCCTCTCAGGTTTCAG GATGTCAGTGACATTCGCGAAGTTCCTGATCACCAG GAGGTTTTTGCGGACCCTAGCCGTGATGAGAGCTTGATTTTTGAGCTGTTAGATCTGAAACATGAGGTTGAAGATAGTGGAAGTGCTGTCTGGTTTCTTCGAGACCTAGCCACTGAACAAGATGCAGAAGGAAGCCTG GTGTTGGAGCACACGGGCACTGTCGAGGCAGGGCTTTTACAGTACAGAGATTCACCTGCAATTGTTACGACTGCAGTTGGTCAAATG GCTATTTCTAAAGGAAGGCAAGGAAGGGAAGCACAAAATATAGTAAGG GTCTATCTGGCAAATTTGCGTCTCAAGGAAGTTGGCACCGATGTGCTAATCACTGCTTATGAGCCAATTTTAATCAA CCCTTTGAGTGAAAGCGCTCGGACAGTAGGAGCTGGTCTGGCCATCCCTGCGATTCAAACTGGGTGTCTGCCGGTAGCAGAGGTCTTCAAGCTTGCAGTGTCGAGCTTCAAGGTCCACGACTGGAATCTCTTCAGTTCGGGGTCTTGA